The following DNA comes from Musa acuminata AAA Group cultivar baxijiao chromosome BXJ1-4, Cavendish_Baxijiao_AAA, whole genome shotgun sequence.
attaatttattttaaaaaatatttaaaaaatggtGTATATAACGTTAGATGTATTAATTGTACTAACATACTAACAAACTCGGATATTGATAGGTAATTCATTAACGTGATAGATATATAGTAAGATATTTAATCCTAGGTTAATAATAGTATATCCATTCTTGTCCAATAAACCCAATTAATTTCCCTCTTACATCCTATGAAGGATCCAGCCTTCATTTCTGATGACCAGTTTTTGCAGTCCAATCAAGATAGAGATGCATAATTGGTTACATGAATTTGCttacatggatgtcatcaattttCTTTTGGTTAGACACTATAAAAGCAATGCATACACTATGAATGACTAATCTTCTTAACATTCAATCTGTTCTTCGAGACCTTAAAAAGGCACCTCTGGATGATGAGAAACAACAGTACTGTTCCTTTTCCAGAATCTCAAGCCAGGAATAAATGTCAATCAATGCACAAACCGTAAAGATGGTTTTAGTACCGTAAAGATGGTTTTTGTTCTTTGGATATTTGATCTCTATGCAATCCATTTAAACAAAATGGGTTTCAGTACCCCTTAATCGAATTTAGGATAAagttttagataaaaaaaaatcagattccCAAGTCAAGTCCAAATTTGTACTCATGCAAATACCCCGCCCAGTTATTCGACAAGAATTCCTGAGTGGACGATAGACCCACGACTATCCAACcagctcaaatcatatttatgtgCACAACGATCGGGCTTGAGACAAGTTCAAGATAGGAAATCAAGTACCCAAATTGTGTTCAAACTTAGGTTCAGGCACCTAAATTTCATGGATACCCAACCCGCTATCATatctaataaaaatatttcatagaatTAATAAAAGAGATACTGTATAAACGTATCCAATACACAAAGAGAGAGATGTAACACTCAAAATTTTACATGAGACCTTTCTTCCCATTACCCAATCTTCAAAAGAGGCACAGACAACATTTACATTGATGGAGAATAGCAAATGACACAGACTTCTGAGGTTACAAAAGCACCCACctctttttggctttctccaAAGGACACAGGAGAAGAGTCATGAGTCACAAGGGGTTATTAGtcttgaggaggaggaagaggagggggaggaggactcACCTAGTGAGACAGAGGTTAGGGTAGAAGCCCAGGCACGAGCATTGTTTGCACCCTTCCTCAAATTCATAGTCTTATTACCCAGCTTAACCTTGCTCCACAGTTTATTGACGTCAATTCCATGCAGCACTCTTACCAACAACTGACTTGGTTCACAAAGGATGGGCAGGTTGAGATGCCAGCCATGTGAGACCCAGAGAGCCTTGAGATGGGAGTAAACAACAGGTAAGACAGACAGGACTAGCTTCAGGCAGATGTAAAGCACTCCAAGCACCAGATATGGCTCCGTGGTTATCAACTCCCTTAGAGATTCCACCTGATGCATTAGGGATCTCACATTTCCTAAATTAGCAGGCTGGTCGACGACCAAGCGTTCAACTGGATCGAAACCTGTGCATAACAAGAAAATTATGAGGTGAAAAAGGACCCAAAGATGGTGCTTGgtacaatttttttcttctacAATCAATCATGTGATACAGACGAGCATACACTAGTACGACCAGAAGTAACTATAAGACATGATGATCTCTTTGAATGGATATTCTCTCCCACTAAACAGCTAGCATATCTTTCTATCTCAAAGTAAACCAGAAGGACAATCAATCTCATGACAGAAACTGGACCTTAACACAACCTAAACAAATCCTTCGGGATTAACCACATGATCTTGCATCTCATATGCCTAGAAGGTTTCAGCAAAGATCGAAGAGAAACATCAAGATGTGCAACACTCGGGTAGAAAGAAAATGATTGCAAGAAAAACTAGTGTCAACAAACCTGTAGTTTTCTTGTAAAATTGGATGAGAGTATCGATATCCTTGGGACCACGGTATCGAATAGTTGCTGTCTGGTTGGAGAGAACAATAGCTGGAAAGCTGTGAATACCATATCTCGAGAGAATACTGCAATGTGTGAGAGCAGAAACCAACCAGAAATAGAATAGTCAAACACTAAAAAGGAATAAGCAATATCTGAATGCAGCAAACTGACATATATGAGTATAATGGATACCTTGGCATTGTAGAAGATTCATCCGCTAACAAGTGCTTTATTTGGGGAAACATGGAACTAAGAACATTAAAAGTAGGACGAATATTGCCCGAGAATGGACACCATGAAGCATAGAACAGTACAGAGTAATAACCTTTACTCTCACCATGAATCAACTCTCTGTCAAGAGACTCCCCATCCACCTtaaagaacaaaagggacaacaTCAGATCAATTTATGCTCCAAATAAACAACAAAGGTGCAAAAGACGATAGCAGATTTAATAGCTAAGTGTTTTTCTTTTTgggtataataaaataatctcatGACTCAGAGAGACCACCAGAGAACCATGAAAATACAGACAATAATGCAATATGAATCAAAGTGTACATCATTACAAGAAACTGAAATATTGGGGAAAAGAGAACAGATGACAAAGTGAAATACATTTATAGAAATAACTCTGTTAGCATATCATGAGCTTTATTACAGATAACAAACATACTATTAGCTGCAAAAACTGGCATGCATAAGTATAGAAGCATACTTGAACCTTAGGGAACCAATTATGAGCATCCTTTATTTCAAGATAAAATACTCTTTGTAACAGAATCTTCCACCAAACAAGAAATAATATGCAAAAAAATCCCTTCATCCATATTGTGAACTTGTACCATAAAATGTTATGTATATCACAAAAACTAATTTGTAACAGAATCTTACACCAAACAAGAAATAACATGCAAAAAAATCCCTTCATCCAGATTCTGAATTTGTATCATAAAATGTTATGTATATCACAAAATCCCTTCATCCATATAGTAAATTTGTACCATAAAATGTTATGTACATCACGAAAACTAATGTTGACAAATTATCTAATCAAAAAAGAAAGATGACCAATTATACCTCCTAAAAAAGTATGAAGAATATAACGATATCGCACTTTATTATGTTAACTTAAAAGAAAGACACTTTAATGAATCAACAATATATTTGACATCCATGGTTCGCCATGTCGACCTGTAGCGGGTGGTATATGCAGTACGTACCAGTTCAACAGGAGATCGATACGTGAACCGTCCTGTATCAAGTGGACCATAATAGGGGACCCCGTATCACTCGATACAGCATCTATATCGATCGTAACGATCAAAATCTGATCGTTACTGACCTGTACCGATCGGTAACAATCGAATTTCGATCGATACCGATTAATGGTTGGGATTTGTTGAATTTAAATGGTCCATTTGATCGTTTAAACTAGAtttaagggtttttaaaccctttctacCTCCTCATTCTCTCCCCTTTCACCCTCTCTAACTCATCTACTCTATCAATCACTTTCTACTCACGTATTTCTCTCAGTCTCTCATTTGCACTCTCTTGAACTCCACAAAGCTACGATTTGTGGAAATCAAGCTTAGAAAGCTAATTAGGgtggattaacacctaagttaGAGGAAGAAATATCTAATCAAAGGTATGTAAATAActtctcaatcgcattcaacaacTCACAGGGTCTGAAGACATGATAGCGACATTAACAACAATGTCAATGACGCCAAGAAGTCGATAGTCCCATCTACACAGTTTGAGGGTAGTGCATGGATCGAGGAGCAACATTTTATGCAGGTCACCTAGGTTTAGATCATGGAGCTCGACGTGAaagttggtcattcttctccgAGTAGCGGTGATAGTTTGTCATTCTTCTCCGAGCAATAGTACGATAATTGATCTTATGATATGGAGCAATAGATCAGTGGCGAAAATAGAAGTTTCGATATTCTCCAACCTCTGTAGATTTAAATGCATGCCACAATAATACTTGTCTCGGGAGCCACATCAAACGCGTATGGTTCACAACGATCAAATTATGACCATTAccatattgatgcaccaataGCATATGATATATCAATATACTATGTCATGAGATCAATTTCACGATTGGGTTCGACAAACATATCAAGTTGATACACAGATACATAGAATCGAGGACCCTAATCCACCGCCCGTGAAGTCCCGTTGTTCTTTTTGGTGGCAGAACCAATTATATCCATAGATCAATtacttcatttgaatcttaaagtttaagtttaacaaataatctaacaacttaaattatttctttgtagataattcaatatcaatgaAATGATAGTCCAAAACGTACCACAgagctactcctcaaagcccaaaaaagatatatgccactattctttcctaatttagatttttttgctaaaattatactaaatttatatttattttcaacttaaaaacacTAATCTAACATTTctgtatttttcaaaaaattttgaagtcattttttACCATTTTTCTGTGCCATTAGTATGCCCCGCCATACCAACACACAGTAGGTCAGTATGGAGCGACACATACCATATCACCATCCGATCGATACATCGGTGTGGACTGGTAAGGCAAACCCTACTGACATCTACTCAACACATAGCACATGAATATgtgtatccatgatatatttgatACAGACACAGATCTGTTTTAATTTGTTGAAGAAACTGAAATTTATATCCTACTCATTTTTTTCTATAAAGTAAAACCAAAAAATTTGTGTTAAAAGCAACTTCTTCATATACAGTGTTATTATAGATGTAAAGGTTTGACCAGGCAAGAGGTGCACCAAGACTGATTGTAATAAGCCTCAACTcacttgatattcatgacttcaaTTAGGTGCACTCCTACAGGTCCTTTAAAATGGTCAAGTGCCTAAATTGCTTTATAACATTAAGGATTTTGTCTTTATTGCTGACAAATTGCTAAGTGTGTATGACTAATTGTTGCTAAAACTTTATCATTTCTGCACAATCTCATTGTCaatgtttgatattatacttattttatatttcatatttcacGACAATGGAGTTCaattttttaaatctataatGTCTAGAAACTGAATAAGTATATGTGGTATGGAGACCTGACATATATGAGCATTGGCAATATAACTAATAATACTTTGATGTGTGAGAGTTTGTTATTGTCGAGGCATTCTACCTAGAAAGTTCCTCTTTTCTATCGCTTATACAAGACCTTGAAACCACAACCTTTCTGTAAATGCATCTTGAAATTAACACAAAATTTGACTATCTAGCCCATATTATAAGTAAAAATTTATATTTCGATTATTTAGATATTACTAAATGGTAAGTGcatctcattttaaattcaattcACCTTTCACGGTTCTTTCTAGCAAACTCTCATTTCAGGATAACATTGCTTCAATATGGGCATGCACTCTGCCTTGAACCTAGGCTCCATTAGATGAACAAAAAATCATTTATTGCATACTCCATCAAGTGGAACTCCACCTTAATTAGAAAGAAATAACTCAAAGATTGTGCCTCCTGAGAGAATTAAATATATGACAACTACCATCAGATCTTCTATAATCCCTATTTAGGTTCAAAATTTTAGAGTTTAGGGTTCAAAAATTTACGTCTGTCAAATAGGTCATCATCAACATCTTTCATCCAAGAAGAAAAAAAGTCTCTTCATTTAATGAGCATAAACATGACCATTGGTCTTCTCCTTAAAACCAGCAGTTGGATTTCTAGGTCCTACCTGGTATTATTCTATGCTTTTCTAAAACCTTGAACATGTGCACCTCATAAGCTACCTCTTCTGTTTCCTAAATTCTTTAACACAAATTAACCAATTCTTTTCACCAAATCCATTCTAGACAGTAAATGTACAAACCAGACTTTCAATTGATGTTCACACACTCCTTATGTAGCTTGATGTCATTTCTTATTCTCTTGAAAGAAAACGACATCCAATGTGAACTcccaagcagtgatttaaaaagcgctaggcgccaaaaggaaccaatgtccaaaaacgcccaaggcattaggcactcgcccgagcgaaacaagatgctaaaatatgaaaatatataatataatttataaatataattatttaaataaaaaatatgctattaaattaagaaaatcgagtacaaaatcataatgtcacattaataaaaagtctcaaaaatcaaaacaataaaattttacatcaaatctattgagttgctctgtacacttgtcatttattctgaaacctaacaataattttaaataaataaaaattaatagtattaaaatcaaaatcatatattattaatctaataaataaaaatactattattagtatacaagtagcagtatactgttaatatactgttaacagtatagtgacaagagtgtgagaagaccgaggctgctaagGCAACGACAGTAGTAGCAGGCAACAATGGTAGTTGGAAccagagcgggagcgggagcgggagcgacgagcgacaGCGGGAGTGGCGACAACAGCGGcgagcgattgtggcagcggcgagcagtcagcgagcagcgattgtggcagcgatgagtagcgacagtagcggcgagcaacggcagcagagagcaacgacagtggagaagaaatctcggcggcaaaatcgcgagtgttagggttagGGAAGTCAgggaaatcgcgagagggagcctgatatcggtgatttagttggttcaattgaaccaactaaaacaccggagaccaaccaaacctaaaatctggtttggtcgcctggtttaacccaggcgctcgcctcgcctcgcccgagtgcctattGTAATCACTACTCCCAAGTAAGAAGCTTAGAAAGAATTTTGTTTTTTCCAACAAGCATATGCAActaaatgatttttaaaaatttgtaGAAGTCTTTGTACCTTATATCTTCAAATGAAAACGAAGCATACATGTCTATGGATTTAAGAAACCAGTCATTTGAAAAGatttttttgatacatgattatATGAACATGATTAATTGCCAGGTATGCCTATAGCACTGATATTCTTGTTTCATGTTACGTTGCTTATAACAAGTCGTTCATCACTTGTCATTCTAACCATCTCATCTTATTAGTATTATAAACAAAGCCAAAAAGTGAGTAATACCTTTTAACATGAGGTTCAAAATTAATTTCCTTTAGGCTCAACCTTAGGATTTAAACAACCACAGTCAAACTGCATTTTCTTGGAGggtaaagaacaaaaaaattgaAAAACATACAATAATAACCTAACAAATAGTTTAACTCATCTACAacctttaatcaaaatttgatacaATAAATTAGAATGAAATTTCAGAATAGTGGCATGTCATAAATTGTTAATTATCATTTCTTTAAATAGACAACCAACTAGTTAGTTAAGTCAAAAAATTGCTTAGAATGGTCTTGTATGGAGAAGAAATGAGATTATCAAGGAGTGAGACAGTAACAATATGTttaaatcaaggtatgcaatttagaataatatcgcccggtacgggcggtatgtaccggtccgtcagcttaTCAATACACAAACCGCTcgttaccggacggaacgatatatatatatatatatatatatatatacaagacgacgtcgcgtcgcctcggcaATGTCGCCccacgtgggagaaggaaaaagcgacgtgacgtcgccttttataaaaataatatataaatatatatatatatatatataatcttttatacataaatatatatatattaatttatatatatatatataaacaagacGATGTcgctgaattatatatatatatatatatatatatatatatata
Coding sequences within:
- the LOC135651235 gene encoding 5'-adenylylsulfate reductase-like 5; the protein is MATHSLPLLPLLLLLSAFSVPVPRSSAAAAATSEAPFCPRSDLAFVGGLIAQCPRWIELSFPLEVDGESLDRELIHGESKGYYSVLFYASWCPFSGNIRPTFNVLSSMFPQIKHLLADESSTMPSILSRYGIHSFPAIVLSNQTATIRYRGPKDIDTLIQFYKKTTGFDPVERLVVDQPANLGNVRSLMHQVESLRELITTEPYLVLGVLYICLKLVLSVLPVVYSHLKALWVSHGWHLNLPILCEPSQLLVRVLHGIDVNKLWSKVKLGNKTMNLRKGANNARAWASTLTSVSLGESSSPSSSSSSRLITPCDS